In the Burkholderia multivorans ATCC BAA-247 genome, CGGCGAACATCGGGTCGATGCCGTCGTGCGTGCGCAGCGTGTCGCCGCTGCCCGCGAGATCGGTCCACGGCGAAAACAGGATCGCGCCGGCCGGCAGCGGTTCACCTGCGTCGCGCAGCGCGACGAGCGTCGCGAGCGCGAGGCCGCCGCCGGCCGAATCGCCGCCGAGCACGATCGACTCGGGCCGCGTGCCGAGCGCAACCAGCCGACGGTATGCGGCGAGCGCATCGTCGAGCGCGGCCGGAAAGCGATTCTCGGGCGCGAGCCGATAGTCGAGCGAGAACGAACGCACGCGCGCCCGCTTCGTCAGCCCGAACACGAGCGCGCGATGCGTCTTCGTCGAACAGAAGTAATAACCGCCGCCATGGAAGTACAGCAGCGTCGGCCCCGTCGCGCGACCGGCCGGCACGTCGGTGCGCTCGAGCCATTCGCCGCGCAGCGGTGCATCGCCGGCGCCGTAGCATTCGCGCAGCCGATAGCCGGACGGCGCACGGCGCGGCACGATCGTCCGCATCCGCAGATCGGTGAAGCGCCGCGCGCGGGCCGGGTCGAGCACCGGCCGCAGCGTCTCGGGACGGAACTGCCAGCGCAACAGCCAGCACGCCACTCTGCTTTGCCAACTCATCGGACACACTCCGCAATCGTAGTGTGACGATGGTACGTGCGATCGTTCGCGCGTCGCTGGACAGGAGGCTCTATATCAAACGGCGGCGCTCAGTTCGCCGGCAGCATCTGCCCGCGGATCTCGCCCGACGGATGCGCGCTCGTATGAACGTTGAAATACCATTTGCCGCCCATCAGGTCGGTGACCTGCGCGTCGGTGAGCTCGGCCGAACCCTTGATCGGGCTCGCAAGCGCGTCCTTCGGAATCGGCACTTGCACGCCCGCGTTCTGCCCGACCGGCGCCGGCCCATGAAAGTGGGCGGCCGTCGCGGGGCCCGTGAGGTTCGCGTACGTGACCGTCCAGCGCAGCGTATGGGACACCGTGTCGTAGCGCGCGTCGACCGTGCCCGAGCCGTGGCTCGTCGTCGGCGGCACCTCGCTCGACGGCTGGAGATTGGCGGACAGACGCACCGTTTCGGCAGCCGCGCCGCCGGCGACGAACGCGCCCGCGAGTAACGCGACCTGGAGCAAACGCAGCTTCGGCATGGAACCTCCTCGAACGACGTTGCGCACCGCGCGGCCGCGGCGCTTCGTGATGGTAGTCGATTGCCGACGATTCGGCAGCCGCCTCTACGCGACGCGGCGCGAGCCTGCCGCAACGAGGAACAGACCTTTGCAGCGCCGCACCTGAATCCGCATGCGGCCTTTCGCTACACTTCGGTCCACAGTTGCTTGTTTCCTTCGTCCGAAGGAGTCTGCGAGTATTCACGCGGCCGCCCGGCCGCGTTTTTTTTTCGTCGTCGCGTCGCCGCGCGGACGTCTGCGAAGCGAGCCGCTTCATGCGACCTGAAACGTATGCCGAATCGCACGGCGCACGCCGCGTGCACGGCCGCCGTACCAAAGACCGGAACGATACTGTGCGCGCGCTCGCAGACGATCGTTGTCACGATCGGTAATAGGCTGTTGTGCAAAGCCGCGTCGACATGCGGCGCGTCGCGCGGGACAATGTCGCGTTGTCGTCGTGACCTGAAAGAACCGTGCCGGCCCGCCTCCCGATGTCCCTCCCGCACCGATCTGTCCGTGTCCGCCCGATGCTGGCAGGCCTCTGTTCCGTCGCCGCGCTCTACGGCGCGCCTGCCGATGCGCAGGAATTCTCGCTGTTCGCCGGCTCGCTATGGGGTGCCGGCAACCGCTCGTACGCGTGGGCGTTCGATTATCAGGAAGGACTGAGCCCGCATACAGCGCTCGGCTTCACGTGGTACAACGAAGGCCACATTCCGGACCATCACCGCGACGGCCAGGCGATCCAGTTCTGGGGCCGCGTGCCGCTCGACGATCGGCGCTTCGTGGTGTCCGCCGGCGTCGGTCCCTATCGCTACTTCGATACCGTGCCGGCCGCCGCCGGACGCGGCTACTCGAACTCGCACGGCTGGGGCGTGCTGATGAGCGTGCGCGCCGCGTACTACACGTCGCATCGCTGGATTGCGCAGCTTCAGCTCAATCGTGCGCAGGTGTTCAGCGGCCCCGACACGACGTCGGTGATGTTCGGCGTCGGCTATCAGCTCGATGCGCCCGACACCCCGGGTCCGCGCGACACCGCGCTACCGCGCACGCGCAAGGTCACGAACAACGAGATCACCGCAATGCTCGGCGAAACGATCCTGAACAGCCGGTCTTCGCCGTCGTCGCTCGGCGGCAGTCTCGAATACCGGCGCGGCCTCACGCGCACGGTCGACTGGACCGCGACGTGGATGTACGAAGGCGCGAAGCAGGCGGTCCGCCGCAACGGGATCGCATCGCAACTGTGGCTCACGCGCGCGTTTCTGAACGACAAGGTCACGCTGGCGGCCGGCGCGGGCGCGTACTTCACCGTCAACCAGCGCAATCGCGACGGCCAGCCGGGGCCCGGCGACGGCCGGCTGTCCGGAATCGTGTCGATCTCCGCGAGCTACCGCCTGTCGGACCGCTGGCTCACGCGCCTGACGTGGAACCGCGTGGTCACGCGCTACAACCGCGACACCGACGTGATCCAGGCCGGCCTCGGCTACCGGTTCTAAGCGCCGCGGCGCAGCACGCGCCTACGCGCGGTAGCCGGGATCGATCCGGTCGACGATGCGCTGCAGCGCGTCGAACGCATCCTGCCCCGCACCGTGCCTGGGATCGAAGTTCAGCGAGTCGCGCACGCAGGCTTCGAGCACCGGCGGCGCGATCGGCAGCGCGTCGCCGATTGCATGCGTCGCGATCTGCACCTCGCACGCGCGGTTGAGCAGCCACATCAGCGAGAACGTCTGCGCGAGCGTCGCGCCGATCGTCACGGGGCCATGATTGCGCAGCAGCAGCACCGGCCGCCCGCCCGCGCTCTCGACGATCCGGCGCCCCTCGTCGAGACGCACGGTGATCCCTTCGAAGTCGTGATACGCGATCTTTCCGTACAGCTGCGCCGAATAGAAATTGGAGAACGACAGGCCGTCGCGCGAGCAGCACACGGCCATCGTCGGCGTCGTATGCACGTGCATCACGCAATGCGCGTCGGGCAGCGCCGCATGAATCGCCGCGTGGAATGTGAAGCCGGCCGGATTGATCGGCCAGTCGGAATGCCCGATCACGTTGCCGTCGATGTCGACCTTCACGAGATTCGACGCGCAGACCTCACGGTAATGGAGCCCGAACGGATTGATCAGGAAGTGGCCGTCCTCGCCCGGCACGCGCAGCGAGATATGGTTGTAGATCAGCTCGGTCCAGCCGAGATGATCGAAGATCCGGTAAGCGGCCGCGAGTTGCACGCGCGCTTGCCATTCGGCTTCGGAGAAACGGGCGGGACGCGTAAACGGCTGGTTCGGTACACGTTGCATGGGAAGCTCCGGTTGCATGCGCGAGCGCCGCGCGTGCGGCTTCGCGGCTGTCGAACGAGGCCGCCGCCGCGGCGCCCGTATCGTTGCGCACACAACCATAGCACCGATTCCCGCGCATCGGTATCGCGGTTTTCGCCGACGCGCTCGCGCCCCTTTAAAGCTGGTCGTCGACCGGCAGCAGCGTGAAGATGCCCGTCATGATGTTGCGCAGCAGCCCTGCATGCGGATCGATGTGATAGGTGCTCGGCTGCCCGTTGTCGACGCCCGTCCATTCGAGCGACGGCGGCCCGCCGCCGGCCGATTTCACGAGCGTCACGCGGTAGCTTTCGTCCGGCTGCGTCGCGCGCCTGAACAGTGCGGCGGTCTGCTGCGCGAGCGCCGGGCTGTGGATCACGAGCGCCAGTTCGGTGTTCAGATGCGCGGAGCGCGGATCGAGGTTCAGCGAGCCGATCACGAGGATCTTGCGGTCGATCACGTAAGCCTTCGCATGCAGGCTCGCGCGCGAACGCGAGCCGAACAGACGCGCACGCGGCTGATCCGGCTGCGCCTTGAACTCGTACAGCTCGATGCCGCGCTGCAGCAGCGGCACGCGATACGGCGCGTAGCCGGCCTGCACGGCCACCGCGTCGGTCGCGGCGAGCGAATTCGTCAGGATCGCGACGCGTACGCCGCGCGCGGCCGTATCGCCGAGAATCTTCACGCCCGCATCGTGCGGCACGAAGTACGGCGAGAACGCGAGGAATTCGTGCTGCGCGGCGCGCGTGAGTTCGACGAGACGCTGCATCGGCGGGCTCACATACTGATCGTTCGGCCGCGCGATCTTGTCCGGCGCGTCGACCTTGAACTCGGCCGGCGCCCATACGAGCCCGAGCTCGTCGCGCGCGATCTGCTGCGACAGCGGCGTCGCGTTCAGCGGCTTCGCGTTGTACGGATCGGCGTTCTTGCGCCAGT is a window encoding:
- a CDS encoding alpha/beta hydrolase codes for the protein MSWQSRVACWLLRWQFRPETLRPVLDPARARRFTDLRMRTIVPRRAPSGYRLRECYGAGDAPLRGEWLERTDVPAGRATGPTLLYFHGGGYYFCSTKTHRALVFGLTKRARVRSFSLDYRLAPENRFPAALDDALAAYRRLVALGTRPESIVLGGDSAGGGLALATLVALRDAGEPLPAGAILFSPWTDLAGSGDTLRTHDGIDPMFAGAALPKAAKLYLGDTPATHPYASPLYADFSGLPPLYIQVGSTEVLLDDSRRVADKARAAGVPVEIEIWPGMPHVWQLYTPMLPESRDALDRAAAFLRRVAVERAVQRVGEPSIA
- a CDS encoding CHRD domain-containing protein; the protein is MPKLRLLQVALLAGAFVAGGAAAETVRLSANLQPSSEVPPTTSHGSGTVDARYDTVSHTLRWTVTYANLTGPATAAHFHGPAPVGQNAGVQVPIPKDALASPIKGSAELTDAQVTDLMGGKWYFNVHTSAHPSGEIRGQMLPAN
- a CDS encoding outer membrane insertion signal protein; amino-acid sequence: MSLPHRSVRVRPMLAGLCSVAALYGAPADAQEFSLFAGSLWGAGNRSYAWAFDYQEGLSPHTALGFTWYNEGHIPDHHRDGQAIQFWGRVPLDDRRFVVSAGVGPYRYFDTVPAAAGRGYSNSHGWGVLMSVRAAYYTSHRWIAQLQLNRAQVFSGPDTTSVMFGVGYQLDAPDTPGPRDTALPRTRKVTNNEITAMLGETILNSRSSPSSLGGSLEYRRGLTRTVDWTATWMYEGAKQAVRRNGIASQLWLTRAFLNDKVTLAAGAGAYFTVNQRNRDGQPGPGDGRLSGIVSISASYRLSDRWLTRLTWNRVVTRYNRDTDVIQAGLGYRF
- a CDS encoding class II aldolase/adducin family protein produces the protein MQRVPNQPFTRPARFSEAEWQARVQLAAAYRIFDHLGWTELIYNHISLRVPGEDGHFLINPFGLHYREVCASNLVKVDIDGNVIGHSDWPINPAGFTFHAAIHAALPDAHCVMHVHTTPTMAVCCSRDGLSFSNFYSAQLYGKIAYHDFEGITVRLDEGRRIVESAGGRPVLLLRNHGPVTIGATLAQTFSLMWLLNRACEVQIATHAIGDALPIAPPVLEACVRDSLNFDPRHGAGQDAFDALQRIVDRIDPGYRA